One region of Vidua macroura isolate BioBank_ID:100142 chromosome 21, ASM2450914v1, whole genome shotgun sequence genomic DNA includes:
- the TRIM32 gene encoding E3 ubiquitin-protein ligase TRIM32 — translation MAAAPYLNSDALREVLECPICMESFTEEHLRPKLLHCGHTICKQCLEKLLANSINGIRCPFCSKITRITSLAQLTDNLTVLKIIDTAGLGEVVGLLMCKVCGRRLPRHFCKSCSLVLCEPCKEASHMPPGHRVMAIKEAAEERRREFGTRLARLRELMGDLQKRKAALEDVSRDLQSRYKAVLQEYSKEERKIQEELARSRKFFTTSLTEVEKINNQVMEEQAYLLNLAEVQIMSRCDYFLAKIKQGDIALLEEAADEEEPELTNSLPRELTLQEVELLKVSHVGPLQIGQVVKKPRTVNVEESLMENAASSFVPFREPDLVQEEPSCTPHSSPAKPRMPEAATSIQQCSFIKKMGSKGSLPGMFNLPVSLHVTSQGEVLVADRGNFRIQVFTRKGFLKEIRRSPSGIDSFVLSFLGADLPNLTPLSVTMNCHGLIGVTDSYDNSVKVYTMDGHCVACHRSQLSKPWGIAALPSGQFVVTDVEGGKLWCFTVDRGMGVVKYSCLCSAVRPKFVTCDAEGTIYFTQGLGLNLENRQYEHHLEGGFSIGSVGPDGQLGRQISHFFSENEDFRCIAGMCVDSRGDLIVADSSRKEILHFPKGGGYNILIREGLTCPVGIAVTPKGQLLVLDCWDHCIKIYSYHLRRYSTP, via the coding sequence ATGGCTGCCGCCCCTTATCTCAACTCAGACGCGCTGCGAGAGGTCCTGGAGTGCCCCATCTGCATGGAGTCCTTCACCGAGGAGCACCTGAGGCCCAAACTGCTGCACTGTGGGCACACCATCTGCAAGCAGTGCCTGGAGAAGCTCCTGGCAAACAGCATCAACGGCATCCGGTGCCCCTTCTGCAGCAAGATCACGCGGATCACCAGCTTGGCTCAGCTCACTGACAACCTCACCGTGCTGAAGATCATCGACACGGCTGGCCTGGGGGAAGTGGTGGGACTTCTCATGTGCAAGGTCTGCGGGAGGAGGCTGCCAAGACACTTTTGCAAGAGCTGTAGCTTGGTTTTGTGTGAGCCGTGCAAGGAGGCTTCGCACATGCCCCCAGGACACAGAGTCATGGCTATCAAAGAGGCTGCTGAGGAGCGTAGGAGGGAATTTGGGACGAGGCTTGCCAGGCTTCGAGAGCTCATGGGTGAtcttcagaaaaggaaagctgcTCTGGAGGATGTTTCAAGAGACCTGCAATCCAGATACAAAGCGGTTCTGCAGGAGTACAGCAAAGAGGAGCGCAAGATCCAGGAAGAACTGGCCAGGTCACGCAAGTTCTTCACTACCTCTTTGACTGAAGTGGAGAAGATAAATAACCAGGTGATGGAAGAGCAGGCTTACCTGCTGAACTTAGCAGAAGTGCAGATAATGTCTCGCTGTGACTATTTCCTTGCCAAAATAAAGCAGGGGGATATTGCTCTcctggaggaggcagcagaTGAGGAAGAACCAGAACTGACAAACAGTCTCCCAAGGGAGCTGACTCTCCAAGAGGTGGAACTCCTTAAGGTGAGCCATGTGGGACCACTGCAGATTGGGCAGGTGGTGAAGAAACCCCGGACCGTTAACGTGGAGGAATCTCTCATGGAAAATGCAGCATCCTCCTTTGTACCATTTAGGGAGCCTGACCTGGTGCAAGAGGAGCCCAGCTGCACCCCCCATTCCTCGCCAGCCAAGCCAAGGATGCCTGAAGCAGCCACAAGCATCCAGCAGTGTTCCTTCATCAAGAAGATGGGCTCCAAGGGCAGCCTGCCAGGGATGTTCAACCTCCCTGTCAGCTTGCACGTCACCAGCCAAGGCGAGGTGCTTGTGGCAGACCGGGGCAACTTCCGAATCCAGGTTTTTACCCGCAAGGGCTTCCTGAAGGAGATCCGCCGGAGCCCCAGTGGCATCGACAGCTTTGTGCTGAGTTTCCTTGGAGCAGACTTGCCCAACTTGACCCCTCTTTCTGTCACCATGAACTGCCACGGGCTGATCGGTGTGACAGACAGCTACGACAACTCTGTCAAGGTGTACACCATGGATGGCCACTGCGTGGCGTGTCACCGCAGCcagctgagcaagccctggGGCATCGCCGCGCTGCCCTCGGGCCAGTTCGTCGTCACCGACGTGGAAGGGGGGAAGCTCTGGTGCTTCACCGTGGACCGTGGCATGGGGGTGGTGAAGTACAGCTGCCTGTGCAGTGCTGTGCGCCCCAAGTTTGTCACCTGCGACGCTGAAGGGACCATTTACTTCACTCAGGGGCTGGGGCTCAACCTGGAGAACCGGCAGTACGAGCACCACTTGGAAGGAGGCTTCTCCATCGGCTCCGTTGGCCCAGATGGGCAGCTGGGACGCCAGATTAGCCATTTCTTCTCTGAGAATGAGGATTTCAGGTGCATTGCTGGGATGTGTGTTGATTCCAGGGGAGACCTGATCGTTGCTGACAGCAGTCGTAAGGAAATCTTGCATTTTCCTAAAGGAGGCGGCTACAACATCTTAATTCGGGAGGGACTCACCTGCCCAGTGGGTATTGCTGTTACTCCCAAagggcagctgctggtgctggacTGTTGGGATCATTGCATAAAGATCTACAGCTACCACCTGAGAAGATACTCCACCCCTTAA